Proteins encoded together in one Quercus lobata isolate SW786 chromosome 3, ValleyOak3.0 Primary Assembly, whole genome shotgun sequence window:
- the LOC115981464 gene encoding phototropin-2-like: MKLFKEESARFYAAEVVIGLEYLHCLGIIYRDLKPENILLQKDGHAMLTDFDLSFMTSCEPQIIKHPLPSNRRRSRSQPPPTFFAEPVTQSNSFVGTEEYIAPVW; encoded by the exons atgaaactttttaaagagGAATCTGCAAG GTTCTATGCAGCAGAAGTTGTCATTGGCTTGGAGTATCTCCATTGTTTAG GAATAATTTATCGTGACCTGAAGCCTGAAAATATCTTGCTCCAGAAGGATGGGCATGCCATGCTAACTGACTTTGATTTATCATTTATGACATCATGTGAACCACAA ATTATAAAGCATCCCCTACCCAGTAATAGGAGGAGATCCAGGAGTCAACCACCACCAACATTTTTTGCAGAACCTGTCACACAGTCGAACTCTTTTGTTGGAACTGAAGAATATATTGCTCCTGTATGGTGA